One Opitutus sp. ER46 genomic region harbors:
- a CDS encoding GspE/PulE family protein, translating into MTVLEQAPLPSTIASLLNDEQKQALNEAPREKKLETLATLLGRPEPEMLTRVAEAAGMDVATNLETDPEARGLLPARLVHEFHLIPIRYNGAAKPVRPDAGETEAEVPLATKPLHLATSWLPDQVMADWMHTFTSRPLAWHLAVPERVHQLIIENFGVGSGSLEDSDDSYIAPEAQKEAEEVVDEDAAVVRFVTDVISQAIADQATDIHFEPQEGQLRIRYRVDGLLVPVPVPENLLRFQDAIISRLKIMARMNISEKRLPQDGRINFKAHGVVLDIRVSTVPTIYAESISLRLLNQKKEAYTMDRLGMSPDEQEQITRVLDYPHGIILVTGPTGSGKSTSLNAFLRKINSTDLRIITIEDPIEYEVPGVNQMQVRPEIGLTFADALRHVLRQDPDVIMVGEIRDKDTAEIAIRASLTGHLVFSTLHTNDAPGAITRLVDMGIEPFLVASAIELVIAQRLVRRLCTECARPAPVNKVKLRENLSILGVSPAEADLIEALKAPVGCDRCRGTGYRGRIGLFEIFRLNDEIHELVLHRESTRKLADHARANGMRTLGQSGWEKIKDGYTTFDEVLRVITVTDA; encoded by the coding sequence ATGACCGTGCTCGAACAGGCCCCCCTGCCGTCCACCATCGCCAGCCTGCTCAACGACGAGCAGAAGCAGGCGCTGAACGAGGCCCCCCGCGAAAAGAAACTTGAGACGCTCGCCACCCTCCTCGGACGGCCCGAGCCCGAGATGCTCACGCGCGTGGCCGAGGCCGCCGGCATGGACGTCGCCACCAATCTCGAGACCGACCCCGAGGCCCGCGGCCTGCTGCCCGCCCGGCTCGTCCACGAGTTTCACCTGATCCCGATCCGCTACAACGGCGCTGCCAAGCCCGTCCGTCCCGACGCCGGCGAAACCGAGGCCGAGGTGCCGCTCGCCACCAAGCCGCTCCATCTCGCGACGTCCTGGCTGCCCGATCAGGTCATGGCCGACTGGATGCACACCTTCACCTCGCGCCCGCTGGCCTGGCACCTCGCCGTGCCCGAGCGCGTGCACCAGCTCATCATCGAGAACTTCGGCGTCGGCTCCGGCTCACTCGAGGATAGCGACGACAGCTACATCGCCCCCGAAGCCCAGAAGGAGGCCGAGGAGGTGGTCGACGAGGACGCCGCGGTCGTCCGCTTCGTCACCGACGTCATCTCCCAGGCCATCGCGGACCAGGCGACCGACATTCATTTCGAGCCGCAGGAGGGTCAGCTCCGCATCCGCTACCGCGTCGACGGCCTGCTCGTCCCGGTGCCGGTCCCCGAGAATCTCCTCCGCTTCCAGGACGCCATCATCTCCCGCCTGAAAATCATGGCGCGGATGAACATCTCGGAAAAGCGCCTGCCGCAGGACGGCCGCATCAACTTCAAGGCGCACGGCGTCGTCCTCGACATCCGCGTCTCCACCGTCCCGACGATCTACGCTGAGTCCATCTCGCTCCGCCTCCTGAACCAGAAGAAGGAGGCGTACACGATGGACCGCCTGGGCATGAGCCCCGACGAGCAGGAGCAGATCACGCGCGTGCTCGACTACCCGCACGGCATCATCCTCGTCACCGGCCCGACCGGCTCCGGCAAGTCCACCTCGCTCAACGCGTTTCTCCGGAAGATCAACTCGACCGACCTCCGCATCATCACGATCGAGGACCCGATCGAGTACGAGGTCCCCGGCGTGAACCAGATGCAGGTCCGCCCGGAGATCGGCCTCACGTTCGCCGACGCCCTGCGCCATGTCCTGCGCCAGGACCCCGACGTGATCATGGTCGGCGAGATCCGCGACAAGGACACCGCCGAGATCGCGATCCGCGCCTCGCTCACGGGCCACCTGGTTTTCTCCACGCTGCACACCAACGACGCCCCCGGCGCCATCACGCGCCTGGTCGACATGGGCATCGAGCCGTTCCTCGTCGCCTCCGCCATCGAGCTCGTGATCGCCCAGCGCCTCGTCCGCCGGCTCTGCACCGAGTGCGCGCGACCGGCCCCGGTGAACAAGGTCAAGCTGCGCGAGAACCTCTCCATCCTCGGCGTGAGTCCCGCCGAGGCCGACCTGATCGAGGCCCTCAAGGCGCCCGTCGGCTGCGACCGTTGCCGCGGCACCGGCTACCGCGGCCGCATCGGCCTGTTCGAAATCTTCCGCCTCAACGACGAGATCCACGAGCTGGTCCTCCACCGCGAAAGCACCCGCAAGCTCGCCGACCACGCGCGCGCCAACGGCATGCGCACCCTCGGCCAGAGCGGCTGGGAAAAGATCAAGGACGGCTACACCACGTTCGATGAGGTCCTGCGGGTGATCACCGTCACCGACGCCTGA
- a CDS encoding type II secretion system protein GspK, which translates to MLIIVLITLVFASLALVTFMDKATNDLLVEHREVRGQRLRMEAYSALETTLSVLEEFRQVSGGLHSPAEGWGDPLGFAEYTPSEGRVVEVSFEDESGKLSLPQANMQVMSRLFQFWEVPQADADVLADNLMGWMKRDHIYATTAEPSYDQGVLPYVAPLRPLRSYTELAAIDKVREFFYDADGHPNDNWRRFVASVSLFNFNKTNINGAKPEALAALGQYDEVQQQNLTSYIAGTGAFQVNGPQVIKEIGEAQLRAGGQGGNLDAFTTTISALRIVITVREGKTEFRLAAVVTYGGAAKTVQDTATTNRKETSSSAAQKASDSQTTPNAQKTSTSRSTGKSTQTSANQNLRYPFTLLEIRENDEIPPLPSPPAPEGAL; encoded by the coding sequence GTGCTGATCATTGTCCTGATCACGCTGGTGTTCGCTTCGCTCGCGCTGGTGACGTTCATGGACAAGGCCACGAACGACTTGCTGGTCGAGCATCGCGAGGTGCGCGGGCAGCGGCTGCGGATGGAGGCCTACTCCGCGCTCGAAACCACGCTCTCGGTGCTGGAGGAGTTTCGGCAGGTGAGCGGCGGGCTGCACAGCCCGGCGGAAGGCTGGGGCGATCCGCTCGGCTTTGCCGAATACACGCCCAGCGAGGGCCGGGTGGTCGAAGTCAGCTTCGAGGACGAAAGCGGCAAGCTCTCGCTGCCGCAGGCCAACATGCAGGTGATGAGCCGGCTCTTTCAGTTTTGGGAAGTGCCGCAAGCCGACGCCGATGTCCTCGCCGACAACCTCATGGGCTGGATGAAGCGCGATCACATCTACGCGACGACGGCCGAGCCCAGCTACGACCAGGGTGTGCTCCCGTACGTGGCGCCGCTGCGGCCGCTGCGGTCGTACACGGAACTCGCTGCCATCGATAAGGTCCGCGAGTTTTTCTATGACGCCGACGGGCACCCCAACGACAACTGGCGCCGCTTCGTCGCCAGCGTCTCGTTGTTCAATTTCAACAAGACCAACATCAATGGGGCCAAGCCCGAGGCGCTGGCGGCGCTGGGGCAGTACGACGAAGTCCAGCAGCAGAACCTCACCTCGTACATCGCGGGCACCGGCGCGTTTCAGGTCAACGGCCCCCAGGTCATCAAGGAAATCGGCGAGGCCCAGCTGCGCGCGGGTGGGCAGGGCGGCAACCTCGACGCGTTCACCACGACGATCAGCGCGTTGCGCATCGTGATCACCGTGCGCGAAGGCAAAACCGAGTTCCGGCTGGCGGCCGTGGTTACGTACGGCGGTGCGGCCAAGACCGTGCAGGATACTGCAACCACGAATCGGAAGGAGACGTCCTCCTCTGCCGCCCAGAAGGCCAGTGACAGCCAAACCACGCCCAACGCGCAGAAGACGAGCACCAGCCGGAGCACCGGGAAATCTACGCAAACCTCGGCCAATCAGAATCTGCGCTACCCATTTACACTCTTGGAAATTCGAGAAAATGATGAGATCCCTCCTCTCCCGTCGCCCCCGGCTCCTGAGGGGGCGCTGTGA
- a CDS encoding peptidylprolyl isomerase → MRSLLRSAVVAAACSVAAFAQTSVPTFSRAVGERVLTPNGAAVTINLADYFTVPGVTGEVVLFDTSFGKFAVDLRRDVAPRHVENFLGYVQRGDYTNSFFHRSAAFDASGNSIIQGGGYTISAAGAAQIPAQAPVPLEYRLANERGTLAAARAPGDVNSATSQWYFNVRDNSALLNEANNGGYTVFGRVIGNGMSVVDAIAAQPRVDAPPFSELPVRDYAGGDVQIPNLILVNFVQPINLFPGSAGQSLVTFTAQSSATTIVAAALNGSQLTLTPGLAGTAYVTVRASDVSGSSVEGRIRVTVTPDAPGFTRPPTSHTIARGDTLVLNAGVQGAASYQWQRNGADLAGQTGASLVLRNVAAADAGDYRLVARNPVGTVTSAPATVTVRDAAVGEVGRLVNLSIRAQAGAGNEVLIIGFLLGGEGTSGTTPLLLRGMGPSLSQLNVSGPVPDPMATLYRGSTVMATNDNWGGDATIEARRQQVSAFPFLSAGSLDAAFALAPESGAYTMHVAAKGGATGLALAELYEAQPAGGYAASSPRLVNVSARTHVGVGNDVLIAGFSIQGNTSRTVLIRGIGPGLAVFGLEGRLADPQIRLYRQGESTPLAENNDWGGDAQISTVGDAVFAFPLLNAGSTDAAMLVTLPPGSYSALVSGADGGQGIALVEVYEVR, encoded by the coding sequence ATGCGTTCCTTACTCAGAAGCGCCGTGGTCGCTGCGGCGTGCTCCGTTGCGGCCTTCGCGCAGACCTCGGTACCCACGTTCTCGCGCGCCGTTGGCGAACGCGTGCTCACGCCGAACGGCGCGGCGGTCACGATCAACCTGGCGGACTATTTTACCGTGCCCGGCGTCACCGGCGAGGTGGTGTTGTTCGACACCTCGTTCGGCAAGTTCGCGGTCGACCTGCGGCGCGATGTCGCGCCCCGGCACGTCGAGAACTTCCTCGGGTATGTGCAGCGCGGGGACTACACCAACTCCTTCTTCCACCGCTCGGCGGCGTTTGATGCCAGCGGCAACTCCATCATCCAGGGCGGCGGTTACACCATCAGCGCGGCCGGCGCGGCGCAGATTCCGGCGCAGGCGCCGGTGCCGCTCGAGTACCGGCTGGCCAACGAGCGCGGCACGCTGGCGGCGGCGCGCGCGCCGGGGGATGTCAACTCCGCGACGAGCCAGTGGTACTTCAACGTGCGCGACAACTCCGCGCTCCTCAACGAGGCCAACAACGGCGGCTACACCGTCTTCGGCCGCGTGATCGGCAATGGCATGAGCGTGGTCGACGCGATCGCGGCCCAGCCGCGCGTCGACGCGCCGCCGTTCAGCGAGCTGCCGGTGCGGGACTACGCCGGGGGCGACGTGCAGATCCCCAACCTCATCCTCGTGAACTTCGTCCAGCCTATTAACCTGTTTCCCGGCAGCGCCGGGCAGTCGCTGGTGACGTTCACCGCGCAAAGCTCCGCCACCACGATCGTCGCCGCTGCGCTGAATGGGTCGCAGCTGACGCTCACGCCGGGTCTCGCCGGCACCGCGTACGTGACGGTGCGGGCCAGCGACGTCAGCGGCAGCAGCGTCGAGGGACGTATTCGCGTCACGGTGACGCCGGACGCGCCGGGGTTCACGCGGCCGCCGACTTCGCACACGATCGCGCGCGGGGACACGCTGGTGTTGAACGCGGGCGTGCAGGGGGCCGCGAGCTACCAATGGCAACGCAACGGGGCCGACCTCGCGGGCCAGACGGGCGCATCGCTCGTGCTAAGGAACGTGGCCGCCGCCGATGCCGGCGATTACCGCCTCGTGGCGCGCAACCCGGTGGGGACGGTGACGAGCGCGCCGGCGACGGTGACGGTGCGCGATGCCGCGGTGGGCGAGGTCGGGCGGCTGGTGAATCTTTCGATCCGAGCGCAGGCGGGGGCGGGCAACGAGGTGCTGATCATCGGCTTTCTGCTGGGCGGCGAAGGGACCAGCGGCACCACGCCGCTGCTGCTGCGCGGCATGGGGCCGTCGCTCAGCCAGCTCAACGTTAGCGGCCCGGTGCCGGACCCGATGGCGACGCTTTATCGCGGCTCGACGGTGATGGCGACGAACGACAACTGGGGCGGGGATGCGACCATTGAGGCGCGGCGGCAGCAGGTGTCGGCGTTCCCGTTTCTCTCGGCCGGCAGTCTCGACGCGGCCTTCGCCCTGGCGCCGGAAAGCGGCGCCTACACGATGCACGTGGCGGCGAAAGGCGGGGCGACGGGCTTGGCGTTGGCGGAACTTTACGAGGCGCAGCCCGCGGGCGGCTATGCGGCGTCGAGCCCGCGGCTCGTGAACGTCTCGGCGCGCACGCACGTCGGCGTGGGCAACGACGTGCTGATCGCGGGGTTCTCGATCCAGGGCAACACGTCGCGCACCGTGCTGATCCGCGGCATCGGCCCGGGGCTCGCCGTCTTTGGGCTGGAGGGCCGGCTGGCGGACCCGCAGATCAGGCTCTACCGGCAGGGCGAGAGCACGCCGCTGGCGGAGAACAATGATTGGGGCGGCGACGCGCAGATCAGCACGGTCGGGGACGCGGTGTTCGCGTTTCCGCTCCTCAATGCCGGCAGCACGGACGCGGCGATGCTGGTGACGCTTCCACCGGGGAGTTACAGCGCGCTCGTGAGCGGCGCCGACGGCGGCCAGGGCATCGCGCTGGTGGAAGTGTACGAGGTCCGCTGA
- the aroC gene encoding chorismate synthase, which yields MPNSFGHLFRITTWGESHGAAVGVVIDGCPPRLPLEPAEIQAELDRRRPGQSDIVTPRKEEDRVEILSGWFEGKTTGTPLSLLVRNADQRPGAYDEMRDKFRPSHADFAYQAKFGIRDHRGGGRSSARETIGRVAAGAIAKKLLARRGQAAGGSPVEIRAFLTQVHDIVVPVGALTAFPSLAEVEATPVRCPHLPTAERMIERIKAVRSEGDSVGGIIECRVRGVPAGLGEPVFDRLEADLAKAMLSLPATKGFEIGSGFGGAAMRGSEHNDAFESRGGRVRTVSNRSGGVQGGISNGEELVFRIAFKPTATILQAQRTVDVKGAPTELMGRGRHDPCVVPRAVPIVEAMTALVLVDHWMRQDAQCGAFAG from the coding sequence ATGCCGAACAGCTTCGGACATCTCTTTCGCATAACCACCTGGGGCGAAAGCCATGGCGCAGCGGTTGGCGTGGTGATTGACGGATGTCCGCCGCGGCTGCCACTGGAGCCGGCGGAGATCCAGGCCGAGCTGGACCGGCGGCGGCCGGGTCAGAGTGACATCGTGACGCCTCGCAAGGAGGAGGATCGCGTGGAGATCCTGTCCGGCTGGTTCGAAGGCAAGACGACGGGGACCCCGCTTTCACTACTGGTGCGCAACGCCGACCAGCGGCCGGGTGCGTACGACGAGATGCGCGACAAGTTCCGGCCCTCGCACGCGGATTTCGCCTATCAGGCCAAATTTGGCATTCGCGACCACCGTGGCGGCGGGCGGAGTTCGGCCCGCGAGACGATCGGCCGCGTGGCGGCCGGGGCCATTGCCAAGAAGCTGCTCGCGCGGCGCGGGCAGGCGGCGGGGGGATCGCCGGTCGAGATCCGGGCGTTTTTGACCCAGGTGCACGACATCGTGGTGCCGGTGGGCGCGCTGACGGCGTTTCCCTCGCTGGCGGAAGTCGAGGCCACGCCGGTGCGGTGTCCGCATCTCCCCACGGCCGAGCGGATGATCGAGCGGATCAAGGCGGTGCGCAGCGAAGGCGACTCGGTGGGCGGCATCATCGAGTGCCGGGTGCGGGGCGTGCCGGCCGGGCTGGGCGAGCCGGTGTTTGACCGATTGGAGGCTGACTTGGCGAAGGCGATGCTGTCGCTCCCGGCGACGAAGGGCTTCGAGATCGGGAGCGGCTTTGGCGGCGCGGCGATGCGCGGCAGCGAGCACAACGACGCGTTCGAGTCGCGCGGGGGCCGCGTGCGGACGGTGTCCAATCGCAGTGGCGGCGTGCAGGGCGGCATCAGCAACGGCGAGGAACTCGTGTTCCGCATCGCCTTCAAGCCGACCGCCACCATTTTGCAGGCGCAGCGCACCGTCGACGTGAAGGGCGCGCCGACCGAGCTCATGGGCCGCGGGCGCCACGATCCCTGCGTGGTGCCGCGCGCGGTGCCGATCGTCGAGGCGATGACGGCGCTGGTGCTGGTCGACCACTGGATGCGCCAGGACGCCCAGTGCGGCGCCTTCGCCGGCTGA
- a CDS encoding secretin N-terminal domain-containing protein, whose amino-acid sequence MISRFVRLCSAGLPLAVLSCAFAQSPSPLPQNPPAAAQPVGPAAAPAQVVNTPEVTDNEPVSMNFAGIDIDGVLDMIQLYTGKVILLPPALPAAPTGYTLKTTKPITKSQAVLYLETMLAMNGIAVIPMGEDALKIVQLNAARVEAPELIWDSTLNLPPSSALASKLFQLEFLRAQEFQTMLATLSNPNLGGQVLFPNANAILITDSISNLQRIETLLKEMDRPIAGGMATKFYQLRNGAKASDVVNKIRTMLQPIQQQIGTGTSYSADDRANQVILITDRRQVEFFDDLIARLDVKADPNTRNDVIYLKHAKAADMATVLTSIVKGQNQVSERSQSTRLRQGTQPDATPRPLPAAGGNAANATPTVASLLGDSAGSTEFSAYVTVVPDERSNSIVVSGTTDDISLLKQLIDKLDIVLAQVRIEVVITEVTLTNNNETGVSSLGLQLDGDRLVGFAGSGAGIALSGIGNTTYASTSRLGGPGSLGRSIDLTGIVTLGTSATKSNTIILSHPTITTSHAKEANIFVGESRPIVSGTVSSSLGGGSTSTTTMQKIGIDLTVTPLIGVDGSVQLDIKQTVDEVGGETEIDGNKVPIVLNRTTSSFVSVKNGEIIVLGGLQRKYNSKSRSRLGPIPIIGDLFGPRTNDNTRSELIFFLRPYVLTNTPADNVEALKRVDGLPQRDDILRQLTPGQVPPEKKPMLDRILPR is encoded by the coding sequence ATGATTTCGCGCTTTGTCCGTCTGTGCTCCGCGGGCCTGCCTCTGGCTGTTCTCTCGTGCGCGTTCGCGCAGTCGCCGTCGCCCCTGCCCCAGAACCCGCCCGCCGCCGCCCAGCCCGTGGGCCCCGCCGCCGCCCCTGCGCAAGTCGTTAATACGCCCGAAGTCACCGACAACGAGCCGGTCTCGATGAACTTCGCCGGCATCGATATCGATGGCGTGCTGGACATGATCCAGCTCTACACCGGCAAGGTCATCCTCCTGCCGCCGGCGCTCCCGGCTGCGCCGACCGGCTACACGCTCAAGACCACCAAGCCGATCACCAAGTCCCAGGCGGTGCTCTACCTTGAGACGATGCTGGCCATGAACGGCATCGCCGTCATCCCGATGGGTGAGGACGCCCTCAAGATCGTCCAGCTCAACGCCGCCCGCGTCGAGGCCCCCGAGCTGATCTGGGACAGCACCCTGAACCTGCCGCCGAGCAGCGCCCTCGCCTCCAAGCTCTTCCAGCTCGAGTTCCTCCGCGCCCAGGAGTTCCAGACGATGCTCGCCACGCTGAGCAATCCCAACCTCGGCGGCCAGGTCCTCTTCCCCAACGCGAACGCCATTCTCATCACCGACAGCATCTCCAACCTGCAGCGCATCGAGACGCTCCTGAAGGAGATGGACCGCCCCATCGCCGGCGGCATGGCCACCAAGTTCTACCAGCTGCGCAACGGCGCCAAGGCCAGCGATGTCGTGAACAAGATCCGCACCATGCTGCAGCCCATCCAGCAGCAGATCGGCACCGGCACCAGCTACAGCGCCGACGACCGCGCCAACCAGGTCATCCTCATCACCGACCGGCGCCAGGTGGAGTTCTTCGACGACCTCATTGCCAGACTCGACGTCAAGGCCGATCCCAACACCCGCAACGACGTCATCTACCTCAAGCACGCCAAAGCCGCCGACATGGCCACCGTCCTGACCTCGATCGTCAAGGGCCAGAACCAGGTCAGCGAGCGCTCGCAGTCGACCCGGCTTCGCCAGGGCACCCAACCCGACGCCACACCGCGCCCGCTCCCGGCCGCCGGCGGGAACGCCGCCAACGCCACCCCGACCGTCGCCAGCCTCCTGGGCGACAGCGCCGGCTCCACCGAGTTCTCCGCTTACGTCACCGTCGTCCCCGACGAGCGCAGCAACTCCATCGTCGTCTCCGGCACCACCGACGACATCAGCCTCCTCAAGCAGCTGATCGACAAACTCGACATCGTGCTCGCCCAGGTGCGCATCGAGGTCGTGATCACCGAGGTCACGCTGACGAACAACAACGAGACCGGCGTCTCCTCGCTCGGGCTCCAACTCGACGGCGACCGGCTCGTCGGCTTCGCCGGCTCCGGCGCCGGCATCGCCCTCAGCGGCATCGGTAACACGACCTACGCCAGCACCAGCCGCCTCGGCGGGCCGGGCAGCCTCGGCCGCTCCATCGACCTCACGGGCATCGTGACGCTCGGCACGTCCGCAACGAAATCCAACACCATCATCCTCTCGCACCCGACGATCACCACCTCCCACGCCAAGGAGGCCAACATCTTCGTCGGCGAAAGCCGCCCGATCGTCAGCGGCACCGTCAGCAGCAGCCTCGGCGGCGGCTCCACCTCGACGACCACGATGCAGAAGATCGGTATCGACCTCACGGTGACGCCGCTGATCGGCGTCGACGGCTCCGTCCAGCTCGACATCAAGCAGACGGTCGACGAGGTCGGCGGTGAAACCGAGATCGACGGCAACAAGGTCCCGATCGTCCTCAACCGCACCACCTCCTCCTTCGTCAGCGTCAAGAACGGCGAGATCATCGTCCTCGGCGGCCTGCAGCGGAAGTACAACTCCAAGAGCCGCAGCCGGCTCGGCCCGATCCCGATCATCGGCGACCTCTTCGGCCCGCGCACGAATGACAACACGCGCAGCGAGCTCATCTTCTTCCTGCGTCCCTACGTGCTCACCAACACGCCGGCCGACAACGTCGAGGCCCTCAAGCGCGTGGACGGTCTGCCCCAGCGCGACGACATCCTCCGGCAGCTCACCCCCGGCCAGGTCCCGCCGGAAAAGAAGCCGATGCTCGACCGCATTCTCCCGCGCTAA
- a CDS encoding type II secretion system F family protein: MPKFTYTARDRAGKSVAAVIEAPTRRDALRVLGSRGLQVASVAEVGGSSPKPAAAKAEQPDFVQTLTSSKRGNTPRRSECLPFLEALYDLLSSGLSAGEAVRLLSIRVKEPRLRALCAGLWEQISEGAALWRAMASYPDVFDPSITNLIQAGEATGSINDTVQRIIAHLTEQRELRRQLLSALAYPIFMVVVASGVILFFLFFLLPRLQSLLSSLGGKMPTSTTLLIGLADFVLNWGLIIIIAALFFAGSFWRWRKTDAGRSATDAWMLKLPLIGPFVVSQTVLAFSQTLSVLLENGITAAEALRMTERQIKNRVHREAFATATARVLEGESLSGALTRTNCFPDLVLDRLSVGENTGNVVPSLKQVAQTYQKAISRQLNAFTNVLASAVLLGVFVFVGFIAFAIVSAVFQVSASIKTR, translated from the coding sequence ATGCCCAAATTCACCTACACCGCCCGCGATCGTGCCGGCAAAAGTGTCGCCGCCGTGATCGAGGCGCCCACCCGCCGCGATGCCCTGCGCGTGCTGGGCTCCCGGGGCCTGCAGGTGGCATCGGTCGCCGAGGTGGGCGGCTCCAGCCCCAAACCCGCCGCCGCGAAAGCCGAGCAACCCGATTTCGTCCAGACGCTCACCTCGAGCAAACGCGGCAACACCCCGCGGCGCAGCGAGTGCCTGCCGTTTCTCGAGGCGCTCTACGACCTCCTCTCCTCCGGCCTCTCCGCCGGTGAAGCCGTTCGCCTGCTCTCCATCCGCGTGAAGGAGCCGCGCCTGCGCGCACTCTGCGCCGGGCTCTGGGAACAGATCAGCGAGGGCGCCGCGCTGTGGCGCGCGATGGCGAGCTACCCCGACGTGTTCGATCCCTCGATCACGAACCTCATCCAGGCCGGCGAGGCCACGGGCTCGATCAACGACACCGTGCAGCGCATCATCGCGCACCTCACCGAGCAGCGCGAACTGCGCCGCCAGCTGCTCTCCGCCCTCGCCTACCCCATCTTCATGGTGGTGGTCGCCAGCGGCGTCATCCTGTTCTTCCTGTTCTTCCTCCTGCCCCGTCTGCAGTCGCTGCTGAGCTCGCTCGGCGGCAAGATGCCGACCTCCACCACGCTGCTGATCGGCCTCGCGGACTTCGTCCTCAACTGGGGCCTGATCATCATCATCGCCGCGCTCTTCTTCGCGGGCTCGTTCTGGCGCTGGCGCAAGACCGACGCCGGCCGCTCCGCCACCGACGCCTGGATGCTCAAGCTGCCGCTCATCGGGCCGTTCGTCGTCTCGCAGACCGTCCTCGCCTTCAGTCAGACGCTCTCGGTGCTGCTCGAGAACGGTATCACCGCCGCCGAGGCGCTGCGCATGACCGAGCGCCAGATCAAGAATCGCGTACACCGGGAGGCCTTCGCCACCGCCACCGCCCGCGTGCTCGAGGGCGAGTCGCTCTCCGGCGCGCTCACCCGCACCAACTGCTTCCCCGACCTCGTGCTCGACCGGCTCTCCGTCGGTGAGAACACCGGCAACGTGGTGCCCAGCCTCAAGCAGGTCGCGCAGACGTACCAGAAGGCCATTTCCCGCCAGTTGAACGCGTTCACCAACGTGCTCGCCAGCGCCGTCCTGCTCGGCGTCTTCGTCTTCGTCGGCTTCATCGCCTTCGCGATCGTCAGCGCCGTCTTCCAGGTCAGCGCCAGCATCAAGACGCGCTGA